Part of the Lolium rigidum isolate FL_2022 chromosome 6, APGP_CSIRO_Lrig_0.1, whole genome shotgun sequence genome, ccctcgaccccccttatataggaggcggagccgagggattcgtgccgtacaagttacaaagtccgggaaggtttcaaactcatcccgtaagattacaaataagactttctattacaactctaactttccttaataacatcttgggcttccgaatctccttattcttcgagtagtgggccttcaataaaccccgggtactatcttcggcaggcccattagggatgcctatgtcaccatgtGCTACTATTTTTTTTGTAGCGCACCTACGCACGTGCGTGGTGCACCAACTttccatgcgccacataatttgacatttctgtggcgcatcaccTCTCTATGCGTCACATAAATCCGGTGGGCCACTGCTAATTAGTGTGTTGACTAATTCTGAATATTTCTGTGGCATATGGAgctggatgcgccacagaaatatcaGCTTTCTGTGGTGCATGTGGCCAAAAGAGCCACAGAAAGaagcatttctgtggcgcatggagctaCATGCGCCAGAGAAGTTTTTTCAACCATGGACCGCCTTTTTAATGTTCAAAAAATCACATAATATTATAAAAACTTCAAaaagaaattcatttgaattgtacttATATTAAGTGGTATACTTGTCGGGAAAATTGGAAAACATGAAGAATCTCGatgtattttgcaaaaaaaaaagatcaagaAATCTTCAAAtggcttttctggttgcatatgaAGTTGGAAAAatacgcataatatatcaaaatgaccgggAGAAAATTCTACACCCGAATTGCACAGCCAATGGTGGTTCTCAAATTTACAGAATCGGAAAATTCGGAAAGAGTAAAAGGTTACGGTAAAGTCAAGATTTTTtcctgaaaaaataaaaaattcgatTTTTTTCCGTGACGCACcatatgcacatgcgccacagaattgttaGGACGAAATTTGAAATCCAGCGGCGCCCTTCTCCCTTTATCttttctcctcctccctcctcctctcctccacttctcctccacttccacttccccttcttctcccttcacccggcgaccacctccaccacccgacctcctcctcctctgccgaccaccttcttctcctcctcctcctcctcctcctcctcctcctcctcctcctccggtgaccaccttctcctcctcttcctcggcgaccaccacctcttcctcctcctccgacgatgaCCCCTTCCCCCCCCACCTCCGACGACCCCCTCCGGTtggcctcctcatcctcctcctcccctctagTGACCCCATCCGGCTGGCCTCATCCTCCTTCGCCTCTTCCCCCTCATCCACCCACCCTACCGACCCACCCGGGCGGCCTCCGGCAAATTTTTCTAAAAAATCCGGCGAAATtctggcggccccagatctagatctggccgctattttttaaaaaaaataaaaaaaaaacaaatatgtggcgcaccaccgctggGTGCGCCATAGAAGTTTGGAAATTTTGTGGCGCGTGTAGATATGCGCCACGGAAAAAAATTAGTGGCgtgacttctgtggcgcatggaataTAAAAAACCGTGCGCCACGGGTgagggttttcctagtagtgtatattaacagccagcagagcttcgaagcgctccctctaaaaccaaatggtcagataaaaaacatgggtgcgcacgaccgaaaccatccaatccagcaatcttcaggtaTTATTCGCACAATGAAATTCGCCGGCaaggccttccggaacacgacaatccatcCAGACTCATGGGAACAAGCATCCGATAGATCTTCAACTTGGCGCGAGAAGAATCCGAagaccgccacctttattcagaTCAGACTCCAACGACACACCGACCATCCTGGGTCGGCCGATGCAATGCCGTAGACGCTAGGCGAAGACAAACCCTCGCCTGAGCAGCGCCCTGCAGACCAGCATCCGACCCTCCACAGCCAAGATCACGGAGAGACATGCCCTGGCTAGATGCGCCGCCCATTGAaccatcagcagcagcagcacgcgcCCAGCAGGGCGCCGCGCCGCCCCATAGAGCCCCTGCTAGGCGCGAACCCACGCGACAGCCTCGGCCCACCAGGCCCCGATGGGTCCCAGATCGAGCCCTCGCTGCAGCGTTGTCGCTCCTCGGGCGCCGCCAACCGCCAGCCGCCTCCTCCATCGATCCCCAGCTGCGCCCACCGCCCCTGCCTCTAGGCAGCCGCCCGGAGCCGGAGCATCTCCGCCCAGGTCACCCTCCCGCCTGCTCGCCCGCGAGGAAGGAAAAAAACGCCCGCCGCCAGCTTCCTTGGGGCGCGCCATGGCTTTGCcggcggcccctccggcggcggcgatgcaGGGGAGGAAGGGGAGGAGGACCTAGTGGCCGGCGGCTAGGATTTCCCCCGAGTCGCCAGAGGGAAGGTGACGCGAGGGACGAGTCAGGGACCCTCCACCGACTACGGCTAACAAGGCAACTGCTAATCTGCGGTCCAGCTAACAGAGCGCCAGCCACACAATAGTTGGTTTATTAGGCGATAACCGAGTGAAACCACATACTCCACGGCCAAAGTAACTAGCTAAACAAGGACTGATGCATCGCCTCACAAAGTGGACTTCCAAACTCAAAGCATTACACCTGCCTGGCTGCCTCGAGAAGAGAAAAGCGACAACTCAAGGGAAGGTGATCCTGGACCTCGTCCCACGCACCAAGAATGACGAACCACACCATATCAAGCCTACAAACTTGTCAACCACGCTCAAAGCTGCAAACCCCCACCGAATAGCGTCTAAGCCAAGTGCGTCAATAAGCACTACATTTAGGCTCTTTTAAGGCCTCAGATCGTACACGGAAGGGCTTATCCGTGTGCACTGTAAATGATCACTTATGGCCCAAATAGTAAGCAGCTGGAGGTTCTCAACCCGCGCACGAAGTATAGCAGCTGTGTGTGATATACCACATACGATGATTTCGGCCTAACCTTGATAAACCCTAGGGATGATAGGTGGACCCTCCTTGTAACATTTTAGAGCTTTACTCTCCTTATATTTGAGTTTGTGTTATATATCGTCAGTTTTTTTTTACAAAGCCTCTAGAATTGTTTTTTATTATTCTCTCCCCTAAATGTGTTTTCGTGTAATTTATCCTATACTAAAGTATTGCATGTGCAACCACAATGAAAGATATAGTCTAGTTTCCCTTCCCCCTCACTTTGAAAAGGACAGTGATGGTGGAAATCTAGGTTAGGCATCAACTAGCTAGATGTTTGTTATCTGTCTCATCTGTTTAAGTGTGTCTCGATAATTTTTAACAGTCACTAGAATAGTTTGCATCGAAGATAGTTTCTCCACAAAGACCATCCATGAAACGTTTAACATATTGTTTCTTCTACAAAACTTGCCTAATTTATTGTAGATGGTTGAGAGCAACAACTTGGTGGGTGTGAGACGATGTTGTCCGACAAGGAGGCGGGGTTTCACCTTTTGTCGGTTGTACCTTTTGTGATACTTTGTATTGGTTTGGCTAAAATGTTGTTTTATTTATAAAGAGGGGCGAAAGCATATTTCGAGGATGCACTAGTACAAATTTGCTACGTAGAAACGGCCAGGCGAGTCGGTTTTATCTCAAGTTATTCAAAGCCGACACTGTTGCAAACCATCAGACGGTCGTCCAGGATGACACGACTCTAAAACTCTTAGAGACCCTGATAAACTATGCCCACTTGAAAGAAGCGGGGCAACGGAGACAGAGAATAAAGTAGACCGTCTAGCATATATATCTTAGGCGGTTATTAAAATGAACCGCCTCAAAGAATGTATTAATACATGATGCAATTTGTAGGTTACATCGTTGAAATGAAAATTTAAATGTAGAAGATCTTATCAAAATTACAATATCTCACTTTCATCGTTATGAAACGGTTTGTCTCTAAACAAAGAGTGTACCTCCAAGTTTTTTTGAAAAGTTAAGTTGTTTCAAACTTTGACCACGtctacataatttttttttgcgaaaaaagaAGCGGACTACAACGGTTCCGGCATTCTAGAGAGAATGCGGGTACAAGACGTGCTTGAGTGGTAGGGCGACCATGAGCATCATTAAATCAAACAGTTATATGGCAAAAACATACTTGTGCAGAGTAAAACTTTGTATAATATCGTATTACTCTCTATATTACGTTGGGCCGCATAGAGTTCGACACTACTATCAAGTCTCAACCCACCACTTGATAGGTAATCTGCTGGCTTCCGGCGCTTCAACTATTTTGCTTTTTTTCCCTCCGAAAAATAGAGAAATGGCCATATTACATTTGAGAATTCATGCACGGATTCCTATATATATGTTTCATTTCCAGTCGGAAGGGTGATCCTCTGAACTACCATTATTTCAAACTTGACTACTTGGGTAGTTGGTTCTTCTCTTATTTATAACTATAGTGGCTCTCTGAATAATGACAATTTGAATCTTGAATTTTACTTTCTATTAAATTAAAATACTTTTCATAATAATAATTCTTCATGTCATCGGTCTTTGAATAACCTGTCAGCAAGCATTTACTCTAACCACCTATAGTTATACACGACAGTTGGATTACTCATCCAGAAGTGTTGGCAGTCCAAACCTCTCTATCTGTGCATAAACTAATGGTCAAGTAGCTATTTACATTGGTGATGACGACAGGGAGAGCGGGGTAAGGTGATTAGGAGGCAGTCAATTCATTTGCAAGTGATATTGCAACCAAGAAAAACAATTTGAACCCTTAGATTTGCTTTGTGATTCGTGCTAGTTATGAGTTACAATGTGAGTTACAACTGAGATTTGATAACCGAAAACTAAAtaatttctcagtcgactgagaagtaGTCATTTCTGTTAAAGATGGCTAACTAAACTGAAATTTCCATTTACATATCATTCATCACGGTCTTTAGGGTAGAAGAAACCTGCATTGACGTGCACCTAAACCCTAAGCTAGCCACTTATATAAATGACCCTGAGGCTAAGCTAGCCAACTCACCCGAGAAGGCGAGAACACTTCACTCCACGGGCTTAATTAAACAACGCAAAAGAAATGGAGGTCGTGTCATGGTGGGTTCTAGGCTTCCTCGGCAAGTACCCGGTAGAGATCATGGCGTCGCTTGCTTGCGTCGTCCTGTTGCTCTTCAGGTGTTACCGGCGGGACGGGCTGCCGACCAACTGGCCGGTGTTGGGCGCGATCCCGGCCATCAGCGTGAACGCCGGGCGCGTGCACGACTGGCTCACGGAGTTCCTGCGCGCGGCGCCCGGGATGTCGCACGTCATCAAGGGGCCTTTGGGCACGCCGGTGGACGTGCTCGTCACGGCCAACCCGGCGGACGTGGCGCACATCTTTACCGCCAACTTCGGCAACTACCCCAAGGGCGAGGAGTTCGCCGCCCTCTTCGACGTGCTCGGCGACGGCATCTTCAACGCCGACGGCGAGTCTTGGGCGTTCCAGCGGCGGAAGGCGCACGCGCTGCTGTCCGACGGGAGGTTCCGCGACGCCGTCGCCGGGAGCACCGCGCGTAAGCTCGACGACGGGCTCGTGCCGCTCCTCGACGGCTTCGTTTCCTTTGGTGCCGTCGTGGACATGCAGGACGTGTTCATGCGCCTCACGTTCGACCTCACGGCGATGTTCGTGTTCGGCGTCGACCCCGGATGCCTAGCCGCCAACTTCCCGCGAGTCCCCTTCGCCGCGGCCATGGATGACGCCGAGGAGGTGCTGTTCTACCGGCACATGACGCCCGTTGGGTGGCTGAGGATCCAGACCTACCTAAACATCGGCCACCACAAGAAGATGAACCAGGCTCGGCAGGTGCTCGACGCGTCTATCGCCGAGTTCATCTCGCTCCGGCGACAGCGCGCGGCCGGTGCCGACGACGGCGCCGACCTCCTCACGTTGTACCTGGCGTGCCAAGCGGAGGTCGGCAAGGAAGGCGCCGAGTTCGACCGGTTCTTACGTGACACGACGCTTAACCTCATGATCGCCGGCCGTGACACGACGAGTTCCGCACTGACATGGTTCTTCTGGCTGCTCACCAAACACCCGGACGTCGAGGCAAAGATCCTCTCCGAGCTCCACAAAAACCCGCCGTCTGGCCAACACCGCACCGCCGCCGAGCTGAAACGACTGGTCTACCTCCACGCGGCGCTGTCAGAGTCACACGCTGCCGAGCGGCGCGGCCGTGGGGACGACGCGGCGGGTGATCGTGTCTTTGTACTCGATGGGCCGCATGGAGTCCGTGTGGGGCAAGGACTGCCTGGAGTTCCGGCCGGAGCGATGGCTGAACGAGGCAGGGCGGCTCCAGCACCAGCCGTCGTACAAGTTCGTGGCGTTCAACGTGGGCCCCCGAACGTGCATCGGCAGGGACCTGGCGTTCTCGCAGATGAAAGCTGTTGTTGCTGCCGTCGTCCCCAGGTTCCGGATGGAGGTTGCCGGCACCGAGGCCATACCCAAGCTGTCCATCATACTGCACATGAAGGATGGGCTCAAGGTAAGGGTGCACAACAGACAAGACGATAGCTAGGGCAACGTATCCTATGCTTGCAACTTTAATGCGCATACGCATACACTATACTACTGCATGACCGTGTGTGTGAATATatatgtaaaataatatttttcagGATGGAGCGAGTGTCTAATACATCAAAATTTCGACATATCTATGATATTTTTTTCGAGACCGACTGTCTTGATATATCAAAATTTACACAAACTGCACCATCTTTTCAAGGTACGGTTTGATTAAAATGCGAGGCCGCTAGTCAATCCCTTTAACAAGTCAGCAGGTACGGTTTGATTAAAATGCGACGCCGCTGTGTAGTCAATCCCTTTAACAAGTCAGCAGGTACGGTTTGATTAAAATGCGACGCAGCTGTGTAGTCAATCCCTTTAATCAAACCGTGCGGCGGCTGGCTGTGGACGTACACGCAGTTCAAGTCGTTACTTTCCCCCATGCGCTGCCTGCTGCGATGTAGGACTAGGGTGGACAAACTAATCACGTATTCTGCTCAAGAAGGTGCAACATGAAAATATGCTGATGGGCGTTCAATTTGGATCGGATGGGTCGCATATCACCTATCTCTTGTTTACAGATGACAGCATTGTTTTTCTTGAAGCATCGGTTGAAAGCATGAACACTCTGAAGATGGTACATCGTGACTATGAAATAGCCTCGGGGCAGAAAGTTAATCTCCTTAAATCCTCCATTTTCTTTGGTGATGGCTACTCTAATGAGAAAAAGGAGGAGTGAtatgtctcaaatgtatctataattttttatacttcatgcttgttttacactaatttatatatgttttgtttacacttcgttgcacttttatacatttttcagcactaatctattgacaagatgccacagtgtcagttccatgttttcagctgttttgtatttcagaaaagttgtacaaaaaatattctcggaattggacgaaacaaaagtcgaagatcttatttttccgtaatgaAGACGAAATCTGGAAGAGAGACGaaggagggccacagggtggccagaccatgcctaggcgcggcctagccctggcccgcacctaggggtggtctggggctaccaggcctccaccgacctcgcacttccacctatataaagctcTTGACGCAAAAACcttaaatcaatcagcctccatccatgaaaagtcccgtagctccgccgccgtcgcagacaagattcgggggacagaagtctctattccggcacgctgccgggacagggaataacccccggagccatctccatcgactccaccgccatcttcatcgccattgctgactcccatgatgaggagtgtgtagggattcgttgcatagaaaacaaaaaatttcctaccgcgagaacgcaatccaagccaagatacaatctagaagacgggagtaacgaggagatgaacgagactcacccttgaagatttcaaaagcctacaagatgaggctcttgttgctgcggtagacgatcacttgccgctttcaaaagcgcgtagaagatcttgacggtgccacaatcgggcagcacctccgtactcggtcacacgttcggtgttgatgaagacgacgtccttctccccgttccagcgggaagcggaagtagtagctcctccttgaatccggcagcacgacggcgtggtggcggtggcgatggagaactccggcggagcttcgctaagcgttgcgggagaggtggaggagtggggcggctagggtttggggagagggggtggccggccacttaggggtgcggccaagctatgggcttgtggtggccggccccctccccttggcccctcattatataggtggaacccccaagtgttggactacaagtcttcgaataagatcccaacccaaaaccttccatgttgtagggaaacctacccaaggtgggactcccacctcaagtgggattcccacccttccatgaggggggtggccggcccccttggtggagtccaccttggactcccccctatagggttggccggccatgggtggtggagtcccttcgggactccgccttccaaagtgatttcttccggacttttctagaaccttctagaaccttccataaatgcaccggatcaatttcaaacttataaaatgacttcctatatatgaatcttattctccggaccattctggaactcctcgtgatgtccgggatcccatccgagtctccgaacaaaacttcgaactccattccatattcaagttctacttatacgacatcaaaccttaagtgtgtcaccctacggttcgcgaactatgtagacatggttgagtactctctccaaccaataaccaatagcgggatccggagatccataatggctcccacatattcaacgatgacttagtgatcgaatgaaccattcacatacgataccaattccctttgtcacgcgatattttacttgtccgaggtttgatcatcggtatcactctataccttgttcaacctcgtctcccgacaagtactctttactcgtagcgtggtatgtggtctcttatgaactattcatatgcttgcaagctatttagacgacattccaccgagagggcccggagtatatctatccgtcatcgggatggacaaatcccacagttgatccatatgcctcaactcatactttccggatacttaatcccacctttataaccacccatttacgcagtggcgtttgatgtaatcaaagtacctttccggtataagtgatttacatgatctcatggtcgaaaggactaggtaactatgtatcgaaagcttatagcaaataacttaatgacgtgatcttatgctacgcttaattgggtgtgtccattacatcattcatataatgatataaccttgttattaataacatccaatgttcatgattatgaaactaatcatctattaatcaacaagctagttaagaggcttactagggactcattgttgtttacataacac contains:
- the LOC124659321 gene encoding noroxomaritidine synthase 1-like gives rise to the protein MASLACVVLLLFRCYRRDGLPTNWPVLGAIPAISVNAGRVHDWLTEFLRAAPGMSHVIKGPLGTPVDVLVTANPADVAHIFTANFGNYPKGEEFAALFDVLGDGIFNADGESWAFQRRKAHALLSDGRFRDAVAGSTARKLDDGLVPLLDGFVSFGAVVDMQDVFMRLTFDLTAMFVFGVDPGCLAANFPRVPFAAAMDDAEEVLFYRHMTPVGWLRIQTYLNIGHHKKMNQARQVLDASIAEFISLRRQRAAGADDGADLLTLYLACQAESVWGKDCLEFRPERWLNEAGRLQHQPSYKFVAFNVGPRTCIGRDLAFSQMKAVVAAVVPRFRMEVAGTEAIPKLSIILHMKDGLKVRVHNRQDDS